In the genome of Clostridia bacterium, the window AAGCGCCGGCGAAAACAACTCGTGCGTCGCACACGGCGAAACTTAAGGCAGGGGACGCCGCGCCGGATTTCAAACTGCAGGATCAGGATGGCAAAGATGTTTCGCTCTCCGACTTCAAGGGCAAGAAGAACGTTGCGCTTGCGTTCTACGTCTTCGCATTCACCGGCGGCTGAACCCGCGAGATGCAGGGTTTCCAGCAGAACTTGCAAAAGCTGGAAGCAACAGACACCCAGGTTCTGGGTGTGAGCATGGATAGTCCTTACGCTAACAAAGCATGGGCAGAAAAGATCGGCGTCACCTTCCCGCTGCTTAGCGACTGGGGCGGAGAAACTACGCGCCGCTACGGCATCTACAGCCACGAGTACAAAGCCGCGAAGCGCACGACCTACCTGATCGACAAGTCCGGCAAGATCGTGGAAGTGCATGAGGAGAAGCAGGCGCTCGATCCTGCAAATGCCGTTACCGCGTGCGAACGCCGGAAGTTGAAAGAATAGTCAGGCGGCGGGCAACCCATATCTCACATTACGAAAATCTGAGGGCCCCAACCACTTGTGTCGTGGGTTGAAAAGCGACGGGCGAGTGGCCATGCAAGACGGGTTTGCTTGCGTGGGGATAGAGGGCACCATATCTGTTGGGGAGCCTTTAGTTCAAAAGATCTGCTTTTCTGCTGGCGCTTGCGGCGGATTCCGTCCGCCAGATTTCAGGAGATTGCTGGTCTATCTTGAGACGATACGTGACGTTGAGGCGCGTCAGGTGGGCCAGCACGGCTTCCATAGCCGCTCCCACCATGCCTAAGCCTTTGGGCTTAGTTCGCAGCCTGCGTTGTACGATTCGCCCGAGATCCCGACCAGCAGCTGCCAATGTTTTTGCGCCAGCTCGGAGAGCATGGCTGCGCG includes:
- a CDS encoding redoxin domain-containing protein, translated to MPIAAQKSKAPAKTTRASHTAKLKAGDAAPDFKLQDQDGKDVSLSDFKGKKNVALAFYVFAFTGGUTREMQGFQQNLQKLEATDTQVLGVSMDSPYANKAWAEKIGVTFPLLSDWGGETTRRYGIYSHEYKAAKRTTYLIDKSGKIVEVHEEKQALDPANAVTACERRKLKE